The Phragmites australis chromosome 1, lpPhrAust1.1, whole genome shotgun sequence genomic interval AATAAGGCAAATTTATTTAGAATCCATATATAAACAATGTTACACAAAGACAAGGAACAAATGTAAATAATCtctaatatattttatgaagtACATTGACTTTAACATGATCCAACATAtctagaattttgagaaaaataagaatGTGTTCCTTACATTTAATAGAAAATTGAATCATACTTTTAGCATTGAGATTGATACTCTAATTTAATAACAATATTCAAATTTTGTGTTAAAAAATGTACATTTTTAAGTATTGCACTTTAAATCATTCAATTCTATTCTAGAACATTGAAAACAAGGTCAACAACAATCCAACCAATAGCACTTGATCTCTTTGTTTAGAATAGTTTGATCATAGTTTAGCCGCTAATATAGATTAGATTTGATTGAAGAATATATCTGATCTAAAGGTTGGTACTTTATCAATTACATCACCTGCAGCGAAGCGTGGCAATTGGTGCTAGTAGTGATAGGGGGGTAGCTGCACGGGTGCTCGGACGGTGTTAATCCAACATATCAAACACCACACCAATATTACATCCCTTCTTGCAAACAAAGGAGAATTTCATTTGCAAGTATTACATCCCTTCTTGCAACAAGGAGAATTTCATTTGCAACTTCTCCTGAATCACTGCCGCGATATTGCCTTTTTGTACAAATAATGATAGGCCCAACAAGTGACCAAGAGTGAATGTTCAGCCACCATAACAATAGGAAGGAGTGGCAAGATGAGGTATCGGAGGACAATGCACCATTTTCTACTAAGTACCACCATGAATGGACTACAAGGCAATGACTGCCGTATCGAGTAGGAGAGAAGGCCCAACCAGTGGCGTGTGGATGAGAAACGTGTGATCGGGGCAAGGTCCCATATGTGAGTAGGAGAGAACCTGGTAGTCATCTTTCAGACTTGGCAACTTATAAATCATtgtatctgaaaaaaaaaatcacaatataCTAAGATTGGTGGCTAGTACTCTAATAGTGATAGGGGTAGCCGCACGGGTGCTCGGACGGTGAATCGCCGGTGCGGCCTGTTAATGCAACATATTAAATACTACACCAATATTACACCCCTTCTTACAAACAAAGGAGAATTTCATTTGCAAGTATTACATTCCTTCTTGCAACAAAGGAGAATTTCATTTGCAACTTCTCCCGAATCACTACTGTGACATTACCTTTTTGTAAACAAGTGACCAAGAGGGAATGTTCAGCAACCATAACAATAGGAAGGAGCAGCAAGGTGAGGTAGCAGATGATAATGCATCACTTTCTACCAAGTACCACCACAGATGACTGACTACAAGGTAATGACGGCCATATCGAGTAGGAGAGAGTGCACAACCAGTGGTGTGTGGATGAGAACGTGTGATCGGAGCAAGGTCCCATATGTGAGTAGGAGAGAAACTCGTAGTCATCTTTAAGACTTTGCAACCAGTAAATCATAGTATCATACCTTGGAAAATTCACAATATACTAACCTAACCAGCAGTAGTATGATATGGGTACCCATGCCTTCGGGCTAGCCTAGTTGGCAAAGCAAATTTGCGAGGTCATGCTGCTGGCACGTGTGGTCAAACGGGGAAAGGaatttgcatcaatcatataGGCCAGAGAGATCCAAAAGAAAGTTCGGCCTAGCATTGCATCTGCCCAGCCCAACACTAATCTCAGGCCCATTTGGGTTTCCTGGGCTCAAATTCAACCCCACAACGCACGTAAAATTCCCGAAATCCCGCGCCACGAACGCACAAACTCCAGCAATCCGCCGGCCGCCGGCCGCCAAGGCGGCGCAAGCTCACCCCCGCATGCCGCCGCTGCAGCCTTTGCCCCCGGCGCTCCACCGCGCGCTCTCCCTCCTCCCGCGCCTCAACTCCCCGCGCCACCTCCTGCAGGCCCACGCCTTCCTCCTCCCCCACGGGGGCCATCGACACCCGCGCCTCCTCTccgcgctcctcctcgcctccctccGCCTCGCGCCCCGCCCACACGCCCACGCCGtcgcgctcctccgccgcctccaccccTCCGTCACCCTCAGGGCCGTCGCGCGCCTCCCGCACCTCCGCAGCAGCCTCGGCCCGCAGCTCCACTCCCTGCTCCTCCGCGCTGGCCTCGCAGCCTCCGACGCCCACGTCTCCGCCAGCCTCGTCCAGGTGTACTGCGCGTGCGGCCGCGTCGCCGCCGCGCGCAGCGTGTTCGACGAGATGGTCGACAGGGACGTTGTGGCATGGAACGTTATGATGGCCGGGTACGTGAAGGCTGGGGACCTGGTCCGCGCGCGTGAGCTGTTCGATGCTATGCCGGAAAGGAACGTGGTGTCGTGGACGACGGTGATCGGGGCGTACGCGCAGATGAGGCGGCCGGAAGAGGCGATCGAGGTGTTCCGGAGGATGCAGATGGAGGAGGGGATCGAGCCTGATGGGGTGGCGCTGCTGTCTGTTCTGTCGGCATGCGGGGATCTGGGCGCCGTCGATTTAGGGGAGTGGGTGCACAGGTTCGTGGTGAGGCGGCGTTTATGCCAGGAGATACCACTGATGAATGCAATTATTGACTTGTATGTTAAATGCGGGTGCATTGAGaaggcattggaggtgtttgaTGGCATGAAGCAGAAGAGCGTTGTGACCTGGACGACGGTGATAGCTGGATTCGCGTTGCATGGTCTTGGCTTGGAAGCTGTCGAGATGTTTCGCCGGATGGAAAGGGAGAATGTGGCACCAAATGACGTCACTTTTCTTGCAATCCTGTCAGCGTGTAGCCATGTCGGACTGACTGATTTGGGTCGCTGGTGTTTCAACATCATGGTGTCTCACTATGGGATTAAGCCACGAGTTGAGCATTATGGATGCATGGTTGATCTACTTGGTCGTGCTGGTTCTTTAACGGAGGCTCAAGATTTAGTTCAGCACATGCCATTCAAGGCAAATGCAGCAATATGGGGAGCTCTTCTTTCTGCTGCTCGGACCCATGCTGATGCTGGCCTTGGAGAACAAGCCTTGTTGCACTTAATTCAGCTTGAGCCTCACAACAGTGGGAACTATATTCTCCTATCGAATATTTATGCAGAACATGAGAGGTGGGATGATGTGAGCAAACTTCGAAAGGCAATGAAAGAACGGGGATTAAGGAATGTGCCAGGGGCAAGTTCTATCGAAGTTAATGGCATGGTTCATGAGTTCACTTCCAGAGATGGGTCCCATCCTTCCTTGCATAAGATATGTGAAGTATTATGTGAGATCAACACTAACATGAAATCTGTTGGTTTTGTCACTGTGCTCCCTGAAGTACTGTGTGATATTGAAGAAggttaagggtctgtttgtttggtaTTTTGCCTTTAGCTTTTCTACTGCCAGAAGCTAGAAGTCCAAACAAACATGATTGCTGAAAAGTGGTTTCTGGAGAAGTTAGAAATTTGTTTCTTAGGAAGTGAATTAGAAGCTGAGAGTAGTTTTTCTGAGGAGTGGTATGctaagaagttaaaaatttgttATAAAAACTAACAGCTAAAAtctaaaagcagcttttcagaaaagctaaaAACAAAAGCTCAAATAAACAAATCCTAAAATCACTCCGTAAGCATTATTCATATCTCAGGACTAATATGCACTTCATGGCATGGTTCATGAGTTATCAATGGTAATTTGAACTCCACTAGTTATGTCCATTGTTCTATGAATTACTTGTTTATGTTGAAGAGGGATCAAACATCAACAAGTGATATATATTTGTGTCACTGGATTTGCTAAGGCTCAGTAAAGTGTTTTGAGTTAGAGTAAGTGGTGGCTGCATACACAAGGTCAAAACTCAAAACCTGATGAACTGGTTTTTGCATGAGACATTTGATTTTCTTGATCCATATGGACCTTTGGGGGCTGTTTGGTTATGGGCCAAAGGGAGCCAAACCAAATTTTAGTCGTGCTCTGAAAATTTGGCCTCTGTTTGGTTTGAGATTAAAATTTGATCATGTCAAAAAAAGTTGGCCAACTAAAATTTTTCTATAGCGTTTTTGGGCAAATCTCGGGTGACCAAATCGTTCGTCAAAATTTTTGGTGGGTCAAATTTTGGCTTGACCTCAAACCAAATGCCATTTTGGCAACTAAAATTTGGTACTGTCCTAATTTGGTCTCTGGCCAAATTTTAGCTTGGCTTGCTGGGGCCAAAAACTAAACAGCCCCTTGGTTATAGATATGGAAACCATCTATAGGGGCTTGTGACTTGATATAAACTGACTATTGTCTCCCCAGGCTTCTTCTTTTGGACATATATAGAACAATATTTTGACTTGTATATAAACTATTCATTGATTTGGTATGGGAACAATCTGTAGGGGCTCTAGTTTAGTGATTTAAGTTTATTTCTAAGGATGACAGAAAAGGAGTCTAGAGACCACACGATGACCCTCATATATATACGAAGTCCGGGGACCCTGAGAGGGACAGATCGATTCAAGCCATTCAAGTCCATTAGGAGAGACACAAGCCATTCAAGCCTATAGAAGCCTCAGGCTCTCGAGCCTTATGTATGCCTAATCTGGACTAGATGAAGACTCAGCTAAGAGCAAGCATAAGAAGAACTTCAAAGGAGGTGGGTAAGAAAACTAAAACTGATAAAGTCTTGGCAGATCTTCCCGACAAGCGTTTCGAATCATCCCAGGGTAAGAGCTATCAGCCGGGCACTGGCGAACGCGCCGACAAGCCTTGGTGCGACTTTCACCTAACCGACGACCATGACCTCCTGTAATGCCGCATCTACCTGAAGCTGGTCAAGGCTGAGGTCGATAAGGCTAAGGGGAAGAAGACCCAGGTCGCGACCTAGAGCAGGGACTCCAGCTCCAATGACGACGACAACTTGGACTCGATGTCCTACCAAGAGGGGACAAGACCGTTGACCACATGCTCGGTGGCTTCGCGTCTTACAAGTCCAAGAGGCAGTACGAGACGGTCGCTCGAGAAGTGCTGGCAGCTGTCCCCAAGAGTCGCCCGACTGTCAAGTGGTCCATATCGAACTCTCTTTCAGCCAAGACGACTATCTAGAGAACCTCGTACGGCTAGATCGCTTCCTAATAGTGGTTGGGCCTACGATGGATAATTGTAAGGTTACCTGAGTGCTAATCGATGGAAGCAGTTCTCTGAAAATCCTCTTTGCAGGCGCACTTGATGCCATGTAGATTTGTCGATCTACTATCAAGTCAGTTACTTAAACCTTTCACAGTATAGCACCCGGATCTTTGGCCACGCCTATCGGTCAGATATCACTTTCTATTATCTTTGGGAAGTCTGATTACTTCCGGACAAAGAAGATTCTGTTCGATGTGATCGATTTTGAGACGGCATATAATGCCATCTTAGGACGACCAATCCTGGCCAAATTTATGGCCGTCGCACACTACGCTTACCAGTGCGTGAAGATTCTAGGACTCGAGGGAGTCATCACCGTCCGGGGCTACCCTAAGATAGGCCTCTGCTGCGACAAGCGGAGTCTCGACATGGCAGCTTAGCACCAACCTGACAAGGAGACCAAAAACTCGAGACATAAGGTGGCCGTGAAGTATCACGGTGAAGTCAAAACCATTCCTCTGGACCTAGCAGAGCCATCCAAGACTGTACGGATCGGCTCCAatctggaccccaaataggaacttgagcccatcgccttcctccgggtgaacgtcgacgtgtttgcatggcaatcGTTCGATATGCCCggtatccctagggaggtgatcgagcacaagttagCTATGCGGCCTGACGCTAAGCTGGTTAAACAGAGCTTCGACGGTTCGCACCTGGTCGGAAGGAAGCAATTAAATAGGAAATTGAAAAGCTCTCAAAGCTAGGATTCATCAGAGGTGGATCTCCTCGAGTGGCTCACTAACCCCATCATGGTTAAGAAGTCAAACGGTAAGTGGCGTATATGCTTGGATTTCACTGACTTCAACAAAGCCTGCCCGAAAGATGCCTTTCCTTTATCTCGAATAGATCGGATAGACTTCTCTACTTTGGGGtgcgactatctaagccttcttaATGTCTGCTCCGGTTATCATCAGATCAGTATGCATCCCGAGGATGGGTAGAAAACCTCTTTCAAAGATGCCCTTTGGATTGAAGAACACTGGCGCTATATATCAACGCGGTATGCAGATAACCCTTCATGATCAAATTGGCTAAAACGTCGAaacctatgttgatgatcttgtCGACAAGACTAGAAACAAGGAATATCTTATCTCTGACTTGCAAGAGACCTTTAACCATCTACGCAAGCACAGAGTTATGCTTAACCCAAAGAAGTGCACGTTTGTGGTCGATGCAGGGAAGTTACTCGGGTACCTGGTATCTTGCCCGGGAATCAAGGTTAACCCCAACAAGATCAAGACCATCAAAGAAATGCAACCCCCCAAGTCAGTACATGAGGTTCAAAAACTAAGCGGGTGCATGGTAGCTCTTAGTCGTTTCATATATTGA includes:
- the LOC133887671 gene encoding pentatricopeptide repeat-containing protein At5g56310-like, with amino-acid sequence MPPLQPLPPALHRALSLLPRLNSPRHLLQAHAFLLPHGGHRHPRLLSALLLASLRLAPRPHAHAVALLRRLHPSVTLRAVARLPHLRSSLGPQLHSLLLRAGLAASDAHVSASLVQVYCACGRVAAARSVFDEMVDRDVVAWNVMMAGYVKAGDLVRARELFDAMPERNVVSWTTVIGAYAQMRRPEEAIEVFRRMQMEEGIEPDGVALLSVLSACGDLGAVDLGEWVHRFVVRRRLCQEIPLMNAIIDLYVKCGCIEKALEVFDGMKQKSVVTWTTVIAGFALHGLGLEAVEMFRRMERENVAPNDVTFLAILSACSHVGLTDLGRWCFNIMVSHYGIKPRVEHYGCMVDLLGRAGSLTEAQDLVQHMPFKANAAIWGALLSAARTHADAGLGEQALLHLIQLEPHNSGNYILLSNIYAEHERWDDVSKLRKAMKERGLRNVPGASSIEVNGMVHEFTSRDGSHPSLHKICEVLCEINTNMKSVGFVTVLPEVLCDIEEG